A genomic stretch from Serratia entomophila includes:
- a CDS encoding DUF4286 family protein has product MTGSPNGMLFVATDVAAQDEADFNQWYDREHVEERVRVPGFLSGTRYQALQGGRKYLGLYKTESLASFTTEAYRAAFQHQTPWSVASLGKMRNPMRRVCAVEAVTGQGSGSHLSIITLAPAEPDALRACATALGARLAEQPGFVRSSLLTPDAELSSPLPKESRENRQLLPMLLIESSNAEAGQRLTELACRALKTPAGEAWHYALGWQLTVQELTS; this is encoded by the coding sequence ATGACCGGTTCCCCGAACGGAATGCTGTTTGTCGCAACAGATGTCGCCGCGCAGGACGAGGCGGATTTCAATCAGTGGTACGACCGCGAGCACGTCGAAGAACGGGTGCGGGTGCCCGGTTTTTTATCCGGCACTCGCTATCAGGCGCTGCAGGGCGGGCGTAAATATCTGGGGCTGTATAAAACCGAATCGCTGGCCAGCTTCACCACCGAAGCTTACCGCGCCGCCTTCCAGCACCAGACGCCGTGGTCGGTGGCCAGCCTGGGCAAGATGCGCAACCCGATGCGCCGGGTATGTGCGGTCGAGGCCGTTACCGGCCAGGGCAGCGGCAGCCATCTGAGCATCATCACCCTGGCGCCGGCGGAGCCGGATGCGCTGCGCGCCTGCGCCACCGCCCTGGGCGCACGGCTGGCCGAACAGCCGGGCTTTGTGCGCAGCAGCCTGTTGACGCCGGACGCCGAACTCAGCTCGCCGCTGCCGAAAGAATCCCGCGAGAACCGCCAGCTGCTGCCGATGCTGTTGATCGAAAGCAGCAACGCCGAGGCGGGCCAACGCCTGACTGAGCTGGCCTGCCGCGCGTTGAAAACCCCCGCCGGCGAGGCCTGGCATTACGCCCTTGGCTGGCAACTGACCGTACAGGAGCTGACATCATGA
- a CDS encoding BrnT family toxin: MYVYFEWNQDKNQNNLRKHHVSFEVARHVFSDPNHLAVLERIEGGEERWQTIGMVGGSLLLLVAHTLSETDSAGDSIEIVRIISARKADAKERGRYEAQKFSQKSAT, encoded by the coding sequence ATGTATGTTTATTTTGAATGGAATCAAGATAAAAATCAAAACAACCTGAGGAAGCATCACGTCAGTTTTGAAGTGGCGCGACACGTTTTTTCGGATCCGAACCACCTGGCGGTGCTGGAACGAATCGAAGGAGGGGAAGAACGTTGGCAAACTATCGGCATGGTTGGCGGTTCTTTGCTGCTGTTGGTCGCGCATACCCTGTCCGAAACTGATTCTGCCGGTGACAGCATCGAGATAGTACGTATCATTTCAGCGCGTAAGGCCGATGCGAAAGAGAGAGGGAGATATGAAGCGCAAAAATTCAGTCAGAAATCTGCAACATAG
- a CDS encoding amidase: MNRLTLEQAAAALAKGELTAVQLTAAALAQIADERGEGVRAFTRVYGEWALRQAQAADRRRAEGKPLSALDGVPVSVKDLFDVAGEPTAAGSQVLAAAPKADRHAAIVERLLQAGAVVIGKTNMTEFAYSGLGINPHYGTPANPWDRGVGRIPGGSSSGAAVAVADGMCFGAIGSDTGGSVRIPAAFCGLTGFKPTARRINDGGLLPLSPSLDSIGVIAHSVAGCLALDALIADSPLQPPTKTLEQARFAVPQTLVLDELQPQVAEAFQLALQRLARAGAQIEPIPLAELAELAAFNAGGGFTALESWRWHRALIAERADDYDSRVLSRIRRGQPLGEQDLQQLRQQRADWQQRVAAAMQGYDALLMPTAPLIAPAIAELEASEEAYFRSNGLALRNPSIINFLDGCALSLPCQRPGAAPVGLMLAGLSMQDEALLGWAQAVERCLAGASLTGGHPALFS; the protein is encoded by the coding sequence ATGAATAGGCTGACTCTGGAACAGGCCGCCGCGGCGCTGGCCAAGGGCGAACTGACCGCGGTGCAGTTGACGGCCGCCGCGCTGGCGCAGATAGCTGATGAACGGGGTGAAGGCGTGCGTGCTTTCACTCGGGTTTATGGCGAGTGGGCGCTGCGTCAGGCGCAGGCTGCCGATCGGCGGCGCGCGGAAGGCAAGCCGCTGTCGGCGCTGGATGGCGTGCCGGTCTCGGTCAAAGACCTGTTCGACGTCGCCGGCGAACCCACCGCCGCCGGCTCGCAGGTGCTGGCCGCAGCGCCAAAGGCGGATCGCCATGCCGCGATAGTGGAACGCCTGTTGCAGGCGGGAGCGGTGGTGATCGGTAAAACCAATATGACCGAATTCGCTTACTCCGGGCTGGGCATCAATCCGCATTACGGCACCCCGGCGAATCCCTGGGATCGCGGTGTGGGCCGCATTCCGGGCGGTTCCTCTTCTGGGGCTGCGGTGGCGGTGGCCGATGGCATGTGCTTTGGCGCCATCGGCAGCGATACCGGCGGTTCGGTGCGCATCCCTGCCGCCTTCTGCGGGCTGACCGGCTTCAAACCTACGGCCCGGCGCATCAACGACGGCGGTCTGCTGCCGCTGTCGCCGTCGCTGGATTCGATCGGCGTGATCGCCCACAGCGTCGCCGGTTGCCTGGCGCTGGACGCGCTGATTGCCGACAGCCCGCTGCAGCCGCCAACAAAAACGTTGGAACAGGCGCGCTTTGCGGTGCCGCAGACGCTGGTGCTGGATGAATTGCAGCCGCAGGTCGCCGAGGCATTCCAGCTCGCCTTGCAGCGGCTGGCGCGCGCCGGCGCGCAGATCGAGCCGATTCCTTTGGCGGAGCTCGCCGAACTGGCGGCGTTCAACGCCGGCGGCGGCTTCACCGCGCTGGAGTCCTGGCGCTGGCATCGGGCGCTGATTGCCGAACGGGCCGATGACTATGACTCGCGCGTGCTGTCGCGCATCCGCCGTGGCCAGCCGCTGGGGGAACAGGATTTGCAACAGCTGCGGCAGCAACGCGCCGATTGGCAGCAACGGGTGGCGGCGGCGATGCAAGGCTATGACGCCCTGCTGATGCCGACAGCGCCGCTGATTGCGCCGGCCATCGCCGAACTGGAGGCAAGCGAAGAGGCCTATTTCCGCAGCAACGGTCTGGCGCTGCGCAATCCTTCAATCATTAACTTCCTTGACGGCTGTGCGCTGTCTTTGCCCTGCCAACGGCCGGGCGCGGCGCCGGTCGGCCTGATGCTGGCCGGGCTGTCGATGCAGGACGAGGCGCTGCTGGGTTGGGCGCAGGCCGTCGAACGCTGCCTGGCGGGCGCGTCATTGACCGGCGGGCATCCCGCCTTATTTAGCTAA
- a CDS encoding GntR family transcriptional regulator, translating to MPCFCVLCLKTFFLQEQNVKTVDAESPQLPTAEEAGLSLNELAYRRFKQALVTLSYKPGEYLNTAQVMAELEMGRTPINQAIHRLANEGLLQVIPRKGVMVAPLSMDDALELIEVRLANEMLCMRLASKKITERQIAALTALNQQIEAASQQRDRVLMMTLDHEFHQELAQIAGNSMLADILSVLHARAQRFWASTLSREGHMREVIEEHRAIVAALAAQDSDAAADAAQAHILSFRSALLHEG from the coding sequence ATGCCATGTTTTTGTGTACTATGTCTAAAAACTTTCTTCTTGCAGGAGCAGAACGTGAAGACCGTTGACGCAGAGAGCCCACAACTCCCGACGGCAGAGGAAGCCGGACTGTCACTGAACGAACTGGCCTACCGCCGCTTCAAACAGGCGCTGGTGACGCTAAGCTACAAGCCGGGCGAGTACCTCAATACCGCTCAGGTGATGGCGGAGCTGGAGATGGGCAGAACCCCGATCAATCAGGCAATCCATCGCCTGGCCAACGAAGGCCTGCTGCAGGTGATCCCGCGCAAGGGAGTGATGGTTGCGCCGCTGTCGATGGACGATGCGCTGGAGCTGATAGAGGTGCGGTTGGCCAATGAAATGCTGTGCATGCGGCTGGCGAGCAAGAAAATCACCGAGCGGCAAATCGCCGCCCTGACCGCGCTCAATCAGCAAATAGAAGCCGCCAGCCAGCAGCGTGACCGGGTGCTGATGATGACGCTGGATCATGAATTCCATCAGGAACTGGCGCAGATCGCCGGCAACAGCATGCTGGCGGACATCCTGAGCGTGCTGCACGCCAGGGCGCAGCGTTTCTGGGCCAGCACGCTGTCGCGCGAAGGGCATATGCGGGAAGTGATCGAGGAGCACCGGGCGATCGTCGCCGCGCTGGCCGCGCAGGACAGCGACGCGGCGGCCGATGCGGCGCAGGCGCATATCCTGTCGTTCCGCAGCGCGTTGCTGCACGAGGGTTAA
- a CDS encoding MFS transporter, whose product MSASTTETPIVPSVKAPTANPPNTGKLAAASSIGTALEWYDFTVYNIMAALIFNHVFFPSFDPLVGTILAFSTYAVGYVSRPIGGILFGHLGDVLGRRFVLVTTLVIMGVTTALMGLLPGYASWGIWSPLLLVTLRFIQGIALGGEWAGAVLLSMEHGKPHQRGRNASFAQVGPSCGTLIGTGLITLVTVAMSADDFQQWGWRIPFLLSLVLVIFGLWLRRGVGETPAFLQLEASKDVTQAPIREVFTRHMRPLLIAGGSRIGSDVLYALVVVFTLTYVTSVLNLPRPLALAATMLGAIGNAITVPMFGALSDRFGRRPVYIGGALAAIIWAFAFFVLLDSTQPVLICTAVVVGLLIHAAMYGPQAAFITEQFPTRVRYAGSSLAYTLAGILGGGFAPLIIASLFKSYNSTLAISAYVVVALLITLWAVLAARETAHKPL is encoded by the coding sequence ATGAGCGCATCCACCACTGAAACGCCAATTGTCCCGTCGGTCAAAGCGCCGACCGCCAACCCGCCGAATACCGGCAAACTGGCCGCGGCCAGCTCGATCGGCACCGCGCTGGAATGGTATGACTTCACCGTTTATAACATCATGGCGGCGTTGATTTTCAACCACGTATTCTTCCCGTCGTTCGATCCGCTGGTGGGCACCATTCTGGCCTTTTCCACCTACGCGGTCGGCTACGTCTCGCGGCCAATCGGCGGCATCCTGTTCGGCCATCTCGGCGACGTGCTGGGCCGGCGTTTCGTGTTGGTCACCACCCTGGTGATCATGGGGGTAACCACGGCGCTGATGGGGCTGCTGCCGGGTTACGCCAGCTGGGGCATCTGGAGCCCGCTGCTGCTGGTGACGCTGCGCTTTATTCAGGGCATCGCGCTGGGCGGCGAGTGGGCAGGGGCGGTGCTGCTGTCGATGGAGCACGGCAAACCGCATCAGCGCGGGCGCAACGCCTCCTTTGCGCAGGTGGGGCCTTCCTGCGGTACGCTGATAGGCACCGGCTTGATCACGCTGGTGACGGTGGCGATGTCGGCGGATGATTTCCAGCAGTGGGGCTGGCGCATTCCGTTCCTGCTCAGCCTGGTGCTGGTGATCTTCGGCCTGTGGCTGCGTCGCGGCGTGGGCGAGACCCCGGCGTTTCTGCAGCTGGAGGCGTCGAAAGACGTTACCCAGGCGCCGATCCGCGAGGTATTCACCAGGCATATGCGCCCGTTGCTGATCGCCGGCGGTTCGCGCATCGGCTCCGACGTGCTCTATGCATTGGTGGTGGTGTTCACCCTGACCTACGTCACTAGCGTACTGAATCTGCCGCGCCCGCTGGCGCTGGCCGCCACCATGCTGGGGGCGATCGGCAACGCCATTACCGTGCCGATGTTCGGCGCGTTGTCCGATCGCTTCGGCCGTCGTCCGGTGTATATCGGCGGGGCGCTGGCGGCGATAATCTGGGCCTTCGCGTTCTTCGTGCTGCTCGACAGCACGCAGCCGGTGCTGATTTGCACGGCGGTGGTGGTCGGCCTGCTGATCCACGCCGCGATGTACGGCCCGCAGGCGGCGTTTATCACCGAACAGTTCCCGACCCGGGTGCGCTATGCCGGGTCATCGCTGGCCTATACGCTGGCGGGGATCCTGGGCGGCGGTTTCGCACCGTTGATCATTGCGTCGCTGTTCAAGTCCTATAACAGCACGCTGGCGATCTCGGCCTACGTGGTGGTGGCGCTGCTGATTACGCTGTGGGCGGTTTTGGCCGCGCGCGAAACGGCGCATAAGCCGTTGTAA
- a CDS encoding BrnA antitoxin family protein: MKRKNSVRNLQHSVLPPLSEEQKAQIASLSSLPDVEIDHADAPSLGDEKWSTAVQGRFYKPVKVSKTIRIDADVLAWLQRPGKGYQKRLNALLREAMLKDCEREE, from the coding sequence ATGAAGCGCAAAAATTCAGTCAGAAATCTGCAACATAGCGTGCTTCCACCGCTGTCGGAAGAACAAAAAGCGCAGATAGCTTCCCTGAGCTCTCTGCCGGACGTGGAGATTGACCATGCTGATGCGCCATCGCTCGGCGATGAAAAGTGGAGTACGGCGGTTCAGGGGCGGTTTTACAAACCGGTGAAAGTGTCAAAAACGATCAGAATTGATGCGGACGTTTTGGCATGGCTGCAAAGGCCGGGCAAGGGCTATCAGAAACGTTTGAATGCCCTGCTGCGTGAGGCGATGCTGAAAGATTGCGAACGCGAAGAATGA
- a CDS encoding DUF2848 domain-containing protein — protein MRLTFTLPESRGAAALNVEIDQLVIAGWTGRDREAILHHIRELAELGVPQPSAIPLFYRVAANQLSQNDCIEVIGSATSGEAEPFIFSQGGELFVSLASDHTDRQLEAHSVALSKQICVKPVARAAWPLREVLDHWDALILRSWIKEDGEFRLYQQGTLASLRTPGDLLERYLSGLQLPECGLALPQAPDGLAMTCGTLAAIGGIRPALEFRMELADDVLGRTISHSYRSIELPVVA, from the coding sequence ATGAGACTGACCTTTACTTTACCCGAATCCCGCGGCGCTGCGGCGCTGAATGTCGAGATCGATCAGCTGGTGATCGCCGGCTGGACAGGGCGCGATCGCGAGGCGATCTTGCACCATATCAGGGAGCTGGCCGAGCTGGGCGTGCCCCAACCCAGTGCAATTCCCCTGTTTTACCGCGTGGCGGCCAATCAGCTTAGCCAGAACGATTGCATTGAGGTGATCGGCAGCGCCACCTCCGGCGAAGCGGAACCTTTTATCTTCTCTCAGGGCGGCGAGCTGTTCGTTTCGCTGGCGTCGGATCATACCGATCGCCAGTTGGAGGCCCACAGCGTGGCGCTGTCGAAACAGATCTGCGTCAAACCGGTGGCGCGCGCCGCCTGGCCGCTGCGCGAGGTGCTGGATCATTGGGATGCGCTGATCCTGCGCTCGTGGATCAAGGAGGACGGCGAGTTTCGGTTGTATCAGCAAGGCACTCTCGCCAGCCTGCGCACGCCCGGCGATCTGCTGGAGCGTTATCTCAGCGGTTTACAACTGCCGGAATGCGGATTGGCGCTGCCGCAAGCGCCCGATGGCCTGGCGATGACCTGCGGCACGCTGGCGGCGATCGGCGGCATTCGCCCGGCGCTGGAATTCCGCATGGAGTTGGCGGACGACGTGCTGGGACGAACCATCAGCCACAGCTATCGCAGCATTGAGCTGCCGGTGGTGGCCTGA